From the Glandiceps talaboti chromosome 12, keGlaTala1.1, whole genome shotgun sequence genome, one window contains:
- the LOC144443752 gene encoding uncharacterized protein LOC144443752 codes for MSTTMKVIFLLGCMVCPAMSTFGQWPNMCSRTVSYVRYEDIVTTVSRIERTQVPCDRSRGGYLWGNSDLCTSYSVKYHRQRRTQSRLAYKTEYYCCDESEGRGRGKRDWGSGGSSLWCSPGLPSCNPPCVNGLCVGFDTCICDPLYTGSTCSDPLCDPPCGDDNGFCIARNTCFCYTGHIRQTCTTEEEDDHDSCQDDNGGCAHMCREVNDHVQCSCRDGYILGDDSKFCIDIDECTNHNGECSQVCTNLPGTYKCSCRSGYLLQGDEKTCRDINECDTTNGNCSHVCTNLNGGYICSCRVGFTLGEDGLTCHDINECDDVISGCQHTCVNTIGSYRCECRAGFELEEDGHSCRDIDVNECGPNNGGCSHICTNLHEAFQCSCRDGYHLSTDQITCTDFNECFVDNGGCNQICKNEVGSFSCSCRSGFVLGANGKTCEDFNECEMLNGGCSQLCYNTDGSFYCSCNAGYVLASDDKLCWDINECLHGNGDCDHYCMNRMGSFDCTCRSGYNLDDDLKSCTELKQQMTTKPTPEAVGREGNVGMSGPPTVLFGAIGAGIVIAVIFIIFVALVCRRRYSTGKNDSTKHLDEAATAKNNEREVNIYAIFKDNRLMDEADSLKKDTSVDIIIKEPMYEEIPIATTKNQLWDGKGDKNTNNKDV; via the exons TTCAGATCTTTGTACCAGCTACAG TGTCAAATATCACCGACAAAGACGAACCCAATCTCGCCTAGCGTACAAAACAGAGTATTACTGTTGTGACGAGTCTGAGGGGAGAGGTCGAGGTAAACGTGATTGGGGGTCTGGAGGATCTAGTCTCTGGTGCAGTCCGG GACTTCCGTCTTGCAACCCTCCATGTGTCAATGGTCTGTGTGTAGGTTTTGACACTTGCATATGTGATCCTTTATACACTGGTTCTACATGTTCAGATC CTCTGTGTGACCCTCCATGTGGTGATGACAACGGATTTTGTATTGCTCGAAACACATGTTTCTGTTATACAGGACACATTCGTCAAACATGCACAACAGAAG AAGAAGATGACCACGATTCTTGCCAAGATGATAACGGTGGGTGTGCTCACATGTGCAGGGAAGTAAATGACCATGTTCAGTGTTCCTGTAGAGACGGATATATCCTAGGAGACGACTCCAAATTTTGCATAG ACATTGACGAATGTACAAATCACAATGGCGAATGTAGCCAAGTTTGTACAAATCTGCCCGGAACCTACAAGTGCTCGTGCAGGAGTGGATATCTGCTGCAAGGTGACGAAAAGACGTGTAGAG ATATAAATGAATGTGATACTACAAATGGAAACTGTAGTCACGTGTGTACCAACCTGAATGGAGGTTATATTTGTTCCTGTCGTGTCGGTTTTACACTTGGAGAAGACGGTTTAACTTGTCATG ACATCAACGaatgtgatgacgtcatctcTGGCTGTCAACACACATGTGTCAATACCATTGGCAGTTATCGCTGCGAATGTAGGGCTGGATTTGAACTTGAGGAAGACGGCCACTCCTGTAGAG ATATCGATGTTAATGAATGTGGTCCAAATAACGGTGGATGTAGCCACATTTGTACAAACCTACATGAAGCTTTCCAATGTTCATGTAGAGATGGGTATCACTTATCAACGGATCAAATAACATGTACAG ACTTTAATGAGTGCTTTGTTGACAATGGTGGGTGCAACCAAATCTGCAAGAACGAAGTTGGTAGTTTTTCATGTTCCTGTCGAAGTGGGTTTGTTCTTGGCGCCAATGGCAAAACATGCGAAG ATTTTAATGAGTGTGAAATGTTGAATGGTGGATGCAGTCAACTGTGTTACAACACTGATGGCAGTTTCTATTGTTCATGCAATGCTGGCTATGTCCTAGCATCGGACGACAAGCTGTGCTggg acaTCAATGAGTGTTTGCATGGTAACGGTGACTGCGATCACTATTGTATGAATAGGATGGGTAGTTTCGACTGCACGTGTCGAAGTGGATACAACCTCGACGATGACTTAAAATCATGCACAG AATTGAAACAACAAATGACGACTAAACCCACCCCAGAAGCTGTTGGACGAGAAGGTAACGTCGGGATGTCAGGGCCACCAACTGTGTTATTTGGAGCAATTGGAGCTGGAATAGTTATCGCCGTTATATTCATTATCTTTGTTGCCCTTGTCTGTCGGAGAAG ATACTCAACGGGAAAAAACGACTCAACCAAACATCTTGACGAAGCTGCCACCGCGAAAAACAACGAGAGGGAGGTGAATATCTATGCAATCTTCAAAGACAACCGCTTAATGGATGAGGCCGATAGTTTAAAGAAAGATACATCAGTTGATATCATCATCAAAGAACCCATGTACGAGGAAATCCCCATAGCAACGACTAAGAATCAACTATGGGATGGGAAGGGAGATAAGAATACCAACAATAAAGATGTttag